Proteins co-encoded in one Echeneis naucrates chromosome 22, fEcheNa1.1, whole genome shotgun sequence genomic window:
- the ppp2r5ca gene encoding serine/threonine-protein phosphatase 2A 56 kDa regulatory subunit gamma isoform isoform X1 → MPHKSKKEKESSKSGRCRKSGGKNGPADEQEVSPGSNKKMPPATQLMRVKQPGSHLAMKREKRLSTSSFPLSTNRELQKLPALADVAPAEQEKLFIQKLRQCCVLFDFLSDPLSDLKWKEVKRAALSEMVEYITHNRNVITEPIYPEVVHMFAVNMFRTLPPSSNPTGAEFDPEEDEPTLEAAWPHLQLVYEFFLRFLESPDFQPNIAKKYIDQKFVMQLLELFDSEDPRERDFLKTTLHRIYGKFLGLRAYIRKQINNIFYRFIYETEHHNGIAELLEILGSIINGFALPLKEEHKIFLLKVLLPLHKVKSLSVYHPQLAYCVVQFLEKDSTLTEPVVMALLKYWPKTHSPKEVMFLNELEEILDVIEPSEFVKVQEPLFRQLAKCVSSPHFQVAERALYYWNNEYIMSLISDNAAKILPIMFPALYRNSKTHWNKTIHGLIYNALKLFMEMNQKLFDDCTQQFRAEKNKEKAKSKEREEAWIKIENLAKSNPQFSMYVDSSDLNSPVAMETDVPLIEDVQRLKKTVEEGATQLQHDQRKERPMVRRKSELPQDIYTTKALESHRRAEDMLTTHDGL, encoded by the exons atgcctcacaagagcaagaaagaaaag GAATCATCCAAATCAGGAAGATGTAGGAAATCTGGAGGTAAAAATGGACCAGCAGATGAGCAAGAGGTAAGTCCA GGCTCCAATAAGAAAATGCCTCCTGCAACTCAGCTGATGAGGGTTAAGCAGCCTGGGTCACACTTGGccatgaagagagagaagaggctcAGCACTTCCTCTTTCCCCCTCAGCACCAACAGAGAACTGCAGAAGCTACCTGCACTAGCAG ATGTGGCCCCCGCGGAGCAGGAAAAGCTCTTCATCCAGAAGCTACGACAGTGCTGTGttctttttgactttttgtccGACCCGCTCAGTGACCTGAAATGGAAGGAAGTGAAGCGGGCGGCATTGAGTGAAATGGTGGAGTACATCACCCACAACAGGAATGTCATCACAGAGCCCATCTACCCAGAGGTGGTGCACATG TTTGCAGTCAACATGTTCAGAACATTGCCTCCATCATCCAACCCAACTGGAGCAGAGtttgatccagaagaagatgaGCCAACACTTGAAGCAGCATGGCCGCACCTTCAG ctggTCTATGAATTTTTCCTTAGGTTTTTAGAATCGCCTGACTTTCAGCCGAACATAGCAAAGAAATACATCGACCAGAAATTTGTTATGCAG CTCCTAGAACTATTTGACAGTGAAgatcccagagagagagacttccTCAAAACCACCCTCCACAGGATCTATGGAAAGTTCCTGGGGCTGAGAGCGTATATCAGAAAACAGATCAATAACATTTTCTATAG GTTTATCTACGAAACGGAGCACCATAATGGTATAGCTGAACTACTGGAAATACTTGGAAG CATAATCAATGGGTTTGCCTTACCACTAAAAGAAGAGCACAAAATTTTCCTGTTGAAGGTTTTATTGCCTCTGCACAAAGTGAAATCACTCAGTGTCTACCATCCACAG cTGGCTTACTGCGTGGTGCAGTTTTTAGAAAAGGACAGCACTCTAACTGAGCCG GTGGTAATGGCTCTACTAAAGTACTGGCCAAAGACTCACAGTCCCAAGGAAGTAATGTTCCTCAATGAGCTGGAGGAGATCCTGGATGTCATCGAGCCCTCTGAATTTGTTAAAGTTCAGGAGCCTCTGTTCAGGCAGCTGGCTAAATGCGTTTCCAGCCCCCACTTCCAG GTGGCAGAAAGAGCTCTGTATTACTGGAACAACGAGTACATCATGAGTCTGATCAGTGACAATGCTGCAAAGATCCTGCCAATAATGTTCCCTGCTCTGTACCGCAACTCAAAGACCCACTGGAACAA GACCATCCACGGCCTGATCTACAATGCTTTAAAGCTCTTCATGGAGATGAATCAGAAGCTGTTTGATGATTGCACACAGCAGTTCAGGGCTGAGAAAAACAA GGAAAAGGCAAAGTCAAAAGAACGTGAAGAGGCTTGGATCAAGATTGAGAACCTTGCCAAGTCAAATCCACAG TTCTCTATGTATGTTGATTCCTCTGACCTCAATAGTCCTGTAGCAATGGAGACGGATGTCCCTTTGATAGAAGATGTTCAGAGGTTAAAAAAGACAGTTGAGGAGGGCGCAACTCAG TTGCAGCATGACCAGCGGAAAGAGCGGCCTATGGTGCGACGTAAATCTGAGTTGCCTCAGGATATCTACACCACAAAAGCCTTGGAGTCCCACCGCAGAGCTGAAGACATGTTGACCACCCATGATGGACTCTAG
- the ppp2r5ca gene encoding serine/threonine-protein phosphatase 2A 56 kDa regulatory subunit gamma isoform isoform X2 yields the protein MLTCNKSGDRMVVDAPNSNGPFQPVALMHFRDVAPAEQEKLFIQKLRQCCVLFDFLSDPLSDLKWKEVKRAALSEMVEYITHNRNVITEPIYPEVVHMFAVNMFRTLPPSSNPTGAEFDPEEDEPTLEAAWPHLQLVYEFFLRFLESPDFQPNIAKKYIDQKFVMQLLELFDSEDPRERDFLKTTLHRIYGKFLGLRAYIRKQINNIFYRFIYETEHHNGIAELLEILGSIINGFALPLKEEHKIFLLKVLLPLHKVKSLSVYHPQLAYCVVQFLEKDSTLTEPVVMALLKYWPKTHSPKEVMFLNELEEILDVIEPSEFVKVQEPLFRQLAKCVSSPHFQVAERALYYWNNEYIMSLISDNAAKILPIMFPALYRNSKTHWNKTIHGLIYNALKLFMEMNQKLFDDCTQQFRAEKNKEKAKSKEREEAWIKIENLAKSNPQFSMYVDSSDLNSPVAMETDVPLIEDVQRLKKTVEEGATQLQHDQRKERPMVRRKSELPQDIYTTKALESHRRAEDMLTTHDGL from the exons ATGTTGACATGCAATAAATCTGGAGACAGGATGGTTGTGGATGCACCTAATTCCAATGGTCCTTTTCAGCCGGTGGCTCTTATGCACTTCAGAG ATGTGGCCCCCGCGGAGCAGGAAAAGCTCTTCATCCAGAAGCTACGACAGTGCTGTGttctttttgactttttgtccGACCCGCTCAGTGACCTGAAATGGAAGGAAGTGAAGCGGGCGGCATTGAGTGAAATGGTGGAGTACATCACCCACAACAGGAATGTCATCACAGAGCCCATCTACCCAGAGGTGGTGCACATG TTTGCAGTCAACATGTTCAGAACATTGCCTCCATCATCCAACCCAACTGGAGCAGAGtttgatccagaagaagatgaGCCAACACTTGAAGCAGCATGGCCGCACCTTCAG ctggTCTATGAATTTTTCCTTAGGTTTTTAGAATCGCCTGACTTTCAGCCGAACATAGCAAAGAAATACATCGACCAGAAATTTGTTATGCAG CTCCTAGAACTATTTGACAGTGAAgatcccagagagagagacttccTCAAAACCACCCTCCACAGGATCTATGGAAAGTTCCTGGGGCTGAGAGCGTATATCAGAAAACAGATCAATAACATTTTCTATAG GTTTATCTACGAAACGGAGCACCATAATGGTATAGCTGAACTACTGGAAATACTTGGAAG CATAATCAATGGGTTTGCCTTACCACTAAAAGAAGAGCACAAAATTTTCCTGTTGAAGGTTTTATTGCCTCTGCACAAAGTGAAATCACTCAGTGTCTACCATCCACAG cTGGCTTACTGCGTGGTGCAGTTTTTAGAAAAGGACAGCACTCTAACTGAGCCG GTGGTAATGGCTCTACTAAAGTACTGGCCAAAGACTCACAGTCCCAAGGAAGTAATGTTCCTCAATGAGCTGGAGGAGATCCTGGATGTCATCGAGCCCTCTGAATTTGTTAAAGTTCAGGAGCCTCTGTTCAGGCAGCTGGCTAAATGCGTTTCCAGCCCCCACTTCCAG GTGGCAGAAAGAGCTCTGTATTACTGGAACAACGAGTACATCATGAGTCTGATCAGTGACAATGCTGCAAAGATCCTGCCAATAATGTTCCCTGCTCTGTACCGCAACTCAAAGACCCACTGGAACAA GACCATCCACGGCCTGATCTACAATGCTTTAAAGCTCTTCATGGAGATGAATCAGAAGCTGTTTGATGATTGCACACAGCAGTTCAGGGCTGAGAAAAACAA GGAAAAGGCAAAGTCAAAAGAACGTGAAGAGGCTTGGATCAAGATTGAGAACCTTGCCAAGTCAAATCCACAG TTCTCTATGTATGTTGATTCCTCTGACCTCAATAGTCCTGTAGCAATGGAGACGGATGTCCCTTTGATAGAAGATGTTCAGAGGTTAAAAAAGACAGTTGAGGAGGGCGCAACTCAG TTGCAGCATGACCAGCGGAAAGAGCGGCCTATGGTGCGACGTAAATCTGAGTTGCCTCAGGATATCTACACCACAAAAGCCTTGGAGTCCCACCGCAGAGCTGAAGACATGTTGACCACCCATGATGGACTCTAG
- the ppp2r5ca gene encoding serine/threonine-protein phosphatase 2A 56 kDa regulatory subunit gamma isoform isoform X3 gives MLTCNKSGDRMVVDAPNSNGPFQPVALMHFRDVAPAEQEKLFIQKLRQCCVLFDFLSDPLSDLKWKEVKRAALSEMVEYITHNRNVITEPIYPEVVHMFAVNMFRTLPPSSNPTGAEFDPEEDEPTLEAAWPHLQLVYEFFLRFLESPDFQPNIAKKYIDQKFVMQLLELFDSEDPRERDFLKTTLHRIYGKFLGLRAYIRKQINNIFYRFIYETEHHNGIAELLEILGSIINGFALPLKEEHKIFLLKVLLPLHKVKSLSVYHPQLAYCVVQFLEKDSTLTEPVVMALLKYWPKTHSPKEVMFLNELEEILDVIEPSEFVKVQEPLFRQLAKCVSSPHFQVAERALYYWNNEYIMSLISDNAAKILPIMFPALYRNSKTHWNKTIHGLIYNALKLFMEMNQKLFDDCTQQFRAEKNKEKAKSKEREEAWIKIENLAKSNPQLQHDQRKERPMVRRKSELPQDIYTTKALESHRRAEDMLTTHDGL, from the exons ATGTTGACATGCAATAAATCTGGAGACAGGATGGTTGTGGATGCACCTAATTCCAATGGTCCTTTTCAGCCGGTGGCTCTTATGCACTTCAGAG ATGTGGCCCCCGCGGAGCAGGAAAAGCTCTTCATCCAGAAGCTACGACAGTGCTGTGttctttttgactttttgtccGACCCGCTCAGTGACCTGAAATGGAAGGAAGTGAAGCGGGCGGCATTGAGTGAAATGGTGGAGTACATCACCCACAACAGGAATGTCATCACAGAGCCCATCTACCCAGAGGTGGTGCACATG TTTGCAGTCAACATGTTCAGAACATTGCCTCCATCATCCAACCCAACTGGAGCAGAGtttgatccagaagaagatgaGCCAACACTTGAAGCAGCATGGCCGCACCTTCAG ctggTCTATGAATTTTTCCTTAGGTTTTTAGAATCGCCTGACTTTCAGCCGAACATAGCAAAGAAATACATCGACCAGAAATTTGTTATGCAG CTCCTAGAACTATTTGACAGTGAAgatcccagagagagagacttccTCAAAACCACCCTCCACAGGATCTATGGAAAGTTCCTGGGGCTGAGAGCGTATATCAGAAAACAGATCAATAACATTTTCTATAG GTTTATCTACGAAACGGAGCACCATAATGGTATAGCTGAACTACTGGAAATACTTGGAAG CATAATCAATGGGTTTGCCTTACCACTAAAAGAAGAGCACAAAATTTTCCTGTTGAAGGTTTTATTGCCTCTGCACAAAGTGAAATCACTCAGTGTCTACCATCCACAG cTGGCTTACTGCGTGGTGCAGTTTTTAGAAAAGGACAGCACTCTAACTGAGCCG GTGGTAATGGCTCTACTAAAGTACTGGCCAAAGACTCACAGTCCCAAGGAAGTAATGTTCCTCAATGAGCTGGAGGAGATCCTGGATGTCATCGAGCCCTCTGAATTTGTTAAAGTTCAGGAGCCTCTGTTCAGGCAGCTGGCTAAATGCGTTTCCAGCCCCCACTTCCAG GTGGCAGAAAGAGCTCTGTATTACTGGAACAACGAGTACATCATGAGTCTGATCAGTGACAATGCTGCAAAGATCCTGCCAATAATGTTCCCTGCTCTGTACCGCAACTCAAAGACCCACTGGAACAA GACCATCCACGGCCTGATCTACAATGCTTTAAAGCTCTTCATGGAGATGAATCAGAAGCTGTTTGATGATTGCACACAGCAGTTCAGGGCTGAGAAAAACAA GGAAAAGGCAAAGTCAAAAGAACGTGAAGAGGCTTGGATCAAGATTGAGAACCTTGCCAAGTCAAATCCACAG TTGCAGCATGACCAGCGGAAAGAGCGGCCTATGGTGCGACGTAAATCTGAGTTGCCTCAGGATATCTACACCACAAAAGCCTTGGAGTCCCACCGCAGAGCTGAAGACATGTTGACCACCCATGATGGACTCTAG
- the ppp2r5ca gene encoding serine/threonine-protein phosphatase 2A 56 kDa regulatory subunit gamma isoform isoform X4: MLTCNKSGDRMVVDAPNSNGPFQPVALMHFRDVAPAEQEKLFIQKLRQCCVLFDFLSDPLSDLKWKEVKRAALSEMVEYITHNRNVITEPIYPEVVHMFAVNMFRTLPPSSNPTGAEFDPEEDEPTLEAAWPHLQLVYEFFLRFLESPDFQPNIAKKYIDQKFVMQLLELFDSEDPRERDFLKTTLHRIYGKFLGLRAYIRKQINNIFYRFIYETEHHNGIAELLEILGSIINGFALPLKEEHKIFLLKVLLPLHKVKSLSVYHPQLAYCVVQFLEKDSTLTEPVVMALLKYWPKTHSPKEVMFLNELEEILDVIEPSEFVKVQEPLFRQLAKCVSSPHFQVAERALYYWNNEYIMSLISDNAAKILPIMFPALYRNSKTHWNKTIHGLIYNALKLFMEMNQKLFDDCTQQFRAEKNKEKAKSKEREEAWIKIENLAKSNPQSCSNGDGCPFDRRCSEVKKDS, translated from the exons ATGTTGACATGCAATAAATCTGGAGACAGGATGGTTGTGGATGCACCTAATTCCAATGGTCCTTTTCAGCCGGTGGCTCTTATGCACTTCAGAG ATGTGGCCCCCGCGGAGCAGGAAAAGCTCTTCATCCAGAAGCTACGACAGTGCTGTGttctttttgactttttgtccGACCCGCTCAGTGACCTGAAATGGAAGGAAGTGAAGCGGGCGGCATTGAGTGAAATGGTGGAGTACATCACCCACAACAGGAATGTCATCACAGAGCCCATCTACCCAGAGGTGGTGCACATG TTTGCAGTCAACATGTTCAGAACATTGCCTCCATCATCCAACCCAACTGGAGCAGAGtttgatccagaagaagatgaGCCAACACTTGAAGCAGCATGGCCGCACCTTCAG ctggTCTATGAATTTTTCCTTAGGTTTTTAGAATCGCCTGACTTTCAGCCGAACATAGCAAAGAAATACATCGACCAGAAATTTGTTATGCAG CTCCTAGAACTATTTGACAGTGAAgatcccagagagagagacttccTCAAAACCACCCTCCACAGGATCTATGGAAAGTTCCTGGGGCTGAGAGCGTATATCAGAAAACAGATCAATAACATTTTCTATAG GTTTATCTACGAAACGGAGCACCATAATGGTATAGCTGAACTACTGGAAATACTTGGAAG CATAATCAATGGGTTTGCCTTACCACTAAAAGAAGAGCACAAAATTTTCCTGTTGAAGGTTTTATTGCCTCTGCACAAAGTGAAATCACTCAGTGTCTACCATCCACAG cTGGCTTACTGCGTGGTGCAGTTTTTAGAAAAGGACAGCACTCTAACTGAGCCG GTGGTAATGGCTCTACTAAAGTACTGGCCAAAGACTCACAGTCCCAAGGAAGTAATGTTCCTCAATGAGCTGGAGGAGATCCTGGATGTCATCGAGCCCTCTGAATTTGTTAAAGTTCAGGAGCCTCTGTTCAGGCAGCTGGCTAAATGCGTTTCCAGCCCCCACTTCCAG GTGGCAGAAAGAGCTCTGTATTACTGGAACAACGAGTACATCATGAGTCTGATCAGTGACAATGCTGCAAAGATCCTGCCAATAATGTTCCCTGCTCTGTACCGCAACTCAAAGACCCACTGGAACAA GACCATCCACGGCCTGATCTACAATGCTTTAAAGCTCTTCATGGAGATGAATCAGAAGCTGTTTGATGATTGCACACAGCAGTTCAGGGCTGAGAAAAACAA GGAAAAGGCAAAGTCAAAAGAACGTGAAGAGGCTTGGATCAAGATTGAGAACCTTGCCAAGTCAAATCCACAG TCCTGTAGCAATGGAGACGGATGTCCCTTTGATAGAAGATGTTCAGAGGTTAAAAAAGACAGTTGA